The Bacteroidota bacterium genomic interval CTGCTCCCGACGAACCTGTTATCCCGACGACGATTTTCACCGGGCGACGGCTCCGGTGACGATCATCGCGAAGACGAGAAATCCGAGGCCGGCGTTGATTTTGAAAAAGGCGAGTTCGACGTTCGAAGACTTGCGCTGTTCGATCCAGAGGAGGATCCCGGTAAGAAGAAGAAAGGGGACCGCATACCACGTGCGGATCGTGGTGAAGAAAAGGAGCGCCAGGCAGGTGAACGCCACCACGTGGAGCACCGACGACCAGAGGAGCGCCTTCCTTTTTCCGAACCGGGAAACGAAGGAATAGAGGTTTTCGCGGCGGTCAAATTCCTCATCGAGAGTTGCGTAGATGATATCGAAGCCGGCGCCCCAGAAGACCGTGAACAGGCACAAGAGGATCGCGGGGGGGAGATTCTCGAACGAGGGGGAGGCGGCGAACCAGCCCCCGAGAGGCGCCATCGCCATGCCGAGGCCAACGCCGAAGTGGGAGAAAGCCGTAAATCGCTTCATGTAAGGATAAATCGCAAAAATAAGGAGCGGTATCGGCGAAAGAGCGAGGCAGAACGTCGATATCAACGCCGCCGAGGTCAGATAGACGGCGATGCCGAGGGCCAGCACGATAATCGCCTCGCCAAGCTTCATTCTCCCGCTCGGTAATTCGCGCACTACCGTCCGCGGGTTTCGGCCGTCGATGCGCCGGTCGATGATTCGGTTGAGAGCGAACGCCGCTGTCCGGGCCCCGATCGCGCTTGTAAGGACAAGGAGAAGGATTCTCAGGGAGGGGAATCCGTGAATTCCGAGCGCCAGACCGCTATAAATCAGAGGAAGCGTAAAAAGGGTGTGCTCGATCTTTACGAAACTAAGGAACCTGTTGGTCTGGAAGATGGTTTGCTTCACGGTGAAGGATTCGTGATCTCGTGAGAGGCGAAAAGTCGGGAAAATATAGGCAAAAATTGAGTTTGATGCAAGAAAGCGCCGGAATTCTTGAATGTTTCGATAATTTTGACTATACTATTTGTTCGATTGCCCCCAAATCCAACCCTTGTAAAATCGCAACCGAAAGGATTTTTTCAATGAAGTTACGATCCGGGACGCTGGCGGCCTTTCTCCTCTCGCTGGGTATGTTCCATGGCTGCGCTCCCAAGTATGACGACCAGATTGTCCTCGAAGTAGGCCAGCACAAGGTCACGATGAGGGATTATGAGACGTTTTACCTCCGGAACAGCACGACTCTCGATGTCGCCCGGAAAAGCACTCCCGCCGACCGGGAACACTTTCTCGACCTCCTCACAAATTACAAGCTGAAACTCCAGGACGCGTACGACCGGCACCTGATCGACGACCCCGAGATCACGAAAGAGCTCCACGAATACCGCGCCACGCTCGCTTCCACCTTCCTGATCGAGAAGGAAATCAGCGGGCCGGGGATCCGGCGGCTCTACGAACGGCGGCAGAAACAGGTGCACGTTCAGCACATTCTTCTCCCGATGAAGCCCGATGCAAGCCCCCAGGATACGCTCAAACTCTATACCAAGGCAACGGATATTATCCGGCGCGCAAAAGCGGGGGAGAACTTTGATTCTCTCGCGATAAAATTCTCGGAGGGACCGGGTGCGAGCACGAACCGCGGGGATATTTACTTTATTTCTGGCGGCAAGGTGCCCGCACCTCTTGAAGATGCGATCTACTCCATCCCGCCGGGTCAAATCGGCCCGAACCCCGTTCGCTCTCCGTTCGGCTATCATGTCGTGCGTGTCATTGAAACAGAACCGACACGGTCCATAAAAGTCCGCCACATCATGGCGCGCTTTCAGAATCAGACTCCCGATTCCGCCGAGGTGGCGGGCGCTCTCACACGTATCAAGGGGATCCAGGATAGTCTGAAGAAAGGGTTGGATTTCGCGGGCCTGGCGACGAAGCTCTCCGAAGACGGGGGGAGCTCGGGCCAGGGGGGCGACCTGGGTTGGTTCGAGCGGGCCCGGTGGGTGCTGCCGTTCGATCAGGCCGCCTTCAAACTCAAGGTGGGCGAGGTCTCCGGAATTGTCAGGACTCCGTTCGGATTTCATATCCTGAGATGTGACAGCTCGAAATCGCTCGGATCGTACGCCTCCATGGAAAGCGAGCTCAAGAAGACCTACCAGCAGACCCGGTACAACGACGATTACACGGCCTTTGTCGATTCACTGAAGAGACAATTCGGGTATTCATTCCATGAGGAGGCGCTGAAGGACCTCCTTTCCCATGTCGATTCCACGAAAACGACCGAAGACAGCGCCTGGGACGAGAAGCTCACTCCGGAGATCCGGAAATCCGCACTGATGACGATCGCCGGGCGGCCGGTGACCCTGGATACGGTGATCACGATCCTCCGGAACAAACCGGAGTTCCGGAGCGCTTCGCTCCGCGAGGGTGAATTGAAGCCTCACATCGATCGAATCGCCGACGCATTCCTTTTTGAAGAAAAATCGGCGGGGCTGGAATCACGCTATCCCGATTTCGCGGCTCTGATGAAGGAATACACCGACGGCATCATTCTCTATAAGCTGGAACAGATGGAGGTCTGGAACAAGACGACCGTGACCGATTCCTCTCTCCGGAAATACTATGCCGAGAACAAGGATAAGTTCATGTTCCCCCCTCGGCTCAGGATCGGCGAAATCTATCTCGAAGCCGATACCTCGGCCCTCATGATTTACGATTCCCTCAAACACGGTGCGGACTTTACCGCCCTGGCGACTCAATGGAATGAGGACGCCGACCTGAAGGCCAAAGCGGGCGAGAAGGGCTTCCTGATCCCCGACACCGGAGAAGTTGCGGCACAGGCCTCCGCGCTCGCCATCGGAGAGATCTCCGAGCCGTTCGAGCTCGAGAACGGCGGCTATGCCATCGTAAAGCTCCTCGGGAAGGAGCCGGCACGCCAGAAATCGTATGAGGAAGCCGGTGCGGAAGTTTCAAACTCCTATCAGGAACACCAGTCGAAGCTTCTTGAGCAACAATGGGTCGACCGGGTGCGGCAAAAGTTCCCGGTGAAGCAGAACAAAGAACTGCTCAAGAACGCGTTCACCTCCCCGCAGGCGTCCGGACCTCCGTGAGATGCGATCTCTCCATCCCGGTTTTTTTCTCCTCCCGATCCTACTCTTCGGCTGCCGTCAGCAGCCTTCCGGCCGGGTTATCGCACGGGTCGGTTCGGCCGAGCTGACGCTGGACGAGGCGAAAGCCCATATCGACACCACCCGGGCCGCGCTCGACTACGCTCTGAACGACTACGCCTCGTATTGGGTCAACACGGAGCTTTTGTACCAGGAAGCGAAGCGCCAGGGAGTCGAGAACTCCCCGGAGTTTATCCGCCAGCTTGAGGAAGTGCGCCGCCAGCTCGCGAACCAGACATACCTCGAGCACTTCGTCTATTCGGATACCGCCGGGCTCACGCCGGAAGCGATGCAGCAGTACTTCAAGGAACACGCCCGGGAATTCCAGATCCGCGAAAACACTCTCCAGCTCAATCTCCTCGCGCTGAACAGCCGCGATCTTGCAAATTCGTTCTCCGCATCGGTGACAAAGGGCTCGGCCTGGCCGGCCGCCGTTGAACATCTCCTGCACGATTCGTCGGCCGCATCGAGCGTGCTTGCCTCGACGCACGCGCAATACTACACGATGCAAACGCTCTTCCCGCCCGAGCTCTGGAAGGTCGCATCCGCGCTCTCGGTCAACGAGGTTTCCTTCCCCGTCAAAACCGCGGGCGGATACTTCGTTCTCCAGTGCCTCGCGCGGTACGATCAGGGATCACCCGCCGCGTTTGAACTCGCCCGGCCCGAAGTCCGGCAGAGGCTTCTCATGGAGTCGAGACGGCGCCGCTATGACGAACTCCTCGGAACCCTTCGGTCGAAGGCCGATGTTGAACTGATGTTGGGAACTCATCGAACAACCGACTCCACGCATGCTCACGAATAACGCCCGGGCCGCCCTTTTCCTGGTCCTTCTGTTCCTCTGCGGCCTGCAGGTCCTTATCGCGCAGCCCGAGGTCATCGACCGGATCGTCGCCGTCGTCGGCAAGGAACCGATACTGATGTCGGACCTCAACGCGCAGTCCGAATTCTATTCGTTTAACAACCATGTCGATCTCAGCACGCCCGGTCTCAAGCAGCAGGTGCTCGAGGCGCTGATCAACGAGAAACTCATGCTGGCGAGCGCGCTCGAGGACACCACGATCACCGTGACCGAGGATGAAGTCACCGCCCAGCTCGACCAGCTCGTGGCGCAGCGGATACAGCAGGCCGGCTCGGAGAAAAAAGTCGAAGAGCTCTACGGCATGCCAATCACAAAGATGAAGAGGGAATTCCGCGACGAAACGCGGAAAAGGCTCCTCGTCCAATACCTGCAGCAGGCAAAGTTCGGGAACATCAAACCCTCCCGCCGCGAGGTGGAGGAATTCTTCGCGCAGTTCAAGGACAGCCTTCCCCCGGTTCCCGAGGGGGCGGATCTCTATCATATTTTCAAGCTCCCCATGGTCGGGGAATCGGGAAAGCGGGTCGTCCGGGCGAAGGCGTCGCTCGTTCTGGATTCCATCCGGGCCGGGGGCGATTTTGCGGATTTTGCGCGCCGCTATTCACAGGATCCCGCGACCGCCTCCTCGGGCGGCGATCTCGGTTCCTGGCGCCGCGGCCAATTCGTAAAAGAGTTTGAAGAGGTGGTGTTCGGCTTGAAGGAAAACCAGATCTCGGACATCGTGGAGACATCGCGCGGGTTCCACATCATTCAGCTCCTCGAGCGTCGCGGCGAATCGGTTCATGCCCGGCATATACTGTTTAAGATCGGGATCGACAGCGCCGCCGCCGATTCGACGATCGCTTTTCTCAAAGCGCTCAAAGACAGCATCGCGCATGGCGCCGATTTTTCCGACCTCGCAAAGCGTCACTCCGACGACAAGGAATCCGGCCCGCTGGGCGGAGCGCTCGGAAACCTCCCGGTCAGCCAGTTCGACAAGTCGCTGCAGGATCTCGTCCGGACCATGAAGGCGGGCGAGGTGAGCGATCCGGTGCCGGTGACCACCGGCTCCACCTCCGGCTTTCAAATCATCTACCTGAAGAAACACACCCAGGAGCACAGCATGAATCTCCAGGACGACTGGACGCAGGTGGAAAATCTTGCGGGATCGTACAAGCAGAACCTCGCATACCAGAAATGGATCAAGCAGCTCCGCCAGCAATACTTTTGGGAAGTGCGGATGTAAAAGGCTTGTCATTCTGAGGAGCGTAGCGACGAAGAATCTCCGAGATCCTTCGCTTCGCTCAGGATGACATTCGAGGGGTTGTTGTTCAATAAGCAGCACATCATCACCAAGAGGACGAAGTGAATACAGGCCGGCCGGTACGAGAATTGAGCGACGTTGAGGCGGTTGCAGCGCTGCGGGAAAGCTTTGCCGCGATCAAGGCTGAAATCGCAAAAGTGATCATCGGGCAGGATGAGGTGGTCGAGCAGCTCCTGATTTCCCTTTTGGCCCGCGGTCATTGCCTCCTGGTGGGGGTCCCGGGGCTCGCGAAAACCCTGCTGATCAAGACTCTCGCAGAAGTGATGGATCTGAAATTCAGCCGGATCCAGTTCACGCCCGACCTGATGCCGAGCGATATCACCGGCACGGAGATCATCGAGGACAACCGCGCCACGGGAACGAAGTCGTTCAAGTTCGTCAAGGGGCCCGTCTTCGCGAACATCCTCCTCGCCGACGAAATCAACCGCACGCCCCCGAAAACACAGGCGGCGCTTCTCGAAGCGATGCAGGAGCATCACGTGACGGCGGCTGGGCAGAAATACGTTCTCGAAGAACCGTTCTTTGTCCTCGCGACACAAAATCCGATCGAGCAGGAGGGGACCTACCCGCTTCCCGAGGCGCAGCTTGACCGGTTCATGTTCAACCTGTGGCTGGAATATCCCTCCGAGAAGGAGGAGATCGAGATCGTCAAGTCGACGACCAGCATGTACTCTCCGAAGCTCACCCACATGCTCGGAAAGGAAGAGATCCTCTTTTATCAGGAACTGGTCCGGCGGGTCCCCGTCGCCGACAATGTCGTGGCCTATGCCGTGAACACCGTGACACGCACCAGACCGAAGGCGGCGGCATCTCCTCAATTCATCAAGGATTGGCTGAGCTGGGGGGCGGGTCCTCGAGCGTCCCAATATCTGATTCTCGGCGCCAAGACCCGCGCCATCCTTGCTGGCCGGCATACGCCCGACGTGGAGGATGTCCGCAAGGTCGTAGGGCCGGTGCTTCGCCATAGGATTGTCCCGAACTTTAACGCGGAGGCCGACGGTGTCGCTGCTATCCAGATTGTCGAGAAGCTGTTAGAGAACGACTGACGCGCTGCACATGGCGAACGCCCGTCCGGTGCTCCGATCAGCACGAGCAACACTGCTCCTTGTTTCTCTTCTTTGCCTGACCCTCTCCGCTTCTTCCCCGGCGCAGAAAAAGTACTGGGTCTATTTTATCGATAAAGGTCCCTCCGTCGCAAGCCCATCATCCTCTGAGAGCCGCCTGACGCCCCGCGCATTGCACCGCAGGGAGAAGACGCTCCCCCCCGGCATGCTCGTCGATTTCCAGGACCTGCCCCTCTCGAGCCCATACCTTCAGGCGATCCGCGATGCGGGTGGCGTTCTTGCGAACGAAAGCCGGTGGATGAACGCGGCGAGTTTCTATCTTGCGCCGGATCTGGTCGATCCCGTGTCGCGCCTTCCGTTCGTCAAACGCATCGCCCCGGTCGCGGCCTTCGGCGGCCATAAGGAAGAGCAGACCGGCGGCAAGTATGCAGCGCCCGCGCTCCCTGTTTCCACGTCGATCGATTATGGCTCGTCGCTCGCCCAGGTGGAGGCGATTCATGCGACACTTCTCCACGACCTGGGGATTACCGGTTCGGGGGTGCTGGTCGGAATGCTCGATTCGGGTTTCCGCTGGAGAGTGCACGAGGCGCTCCGGACCAGGCATGTCATCGCCGAGTATGATTTCATTTTCAAGGACAGCACGACTTCGAACGAAAGCCCGGACACTCCCGATCAGGACGTCCATGGAACCCTCACGATGTCGGTCCTCGGAGGCTACATGCCCGGGAAACTCATCGGTCCGGCCTTCAACGCCGATTTCATCCTGGCGAAAACGGAAGACATCCGGAGTGAAACCCCCGTCGAAGAGGATAACTGGGCGGCGGGGCTCGAATGGATGGAATCGAGAGGGGTGGATGTCGTGAGCAGCTCTCTCGGTTATGATATTTTCGACGGCGGATCGGGCTACACGTGGGCGCATGGCGACTTTAACGGCAGGACGTCGGTGACTGCCCTTGCGGCCGCGCGCGCGGCGAGGCTGGGGGTGGTCGTCTGCGACGCGATGGGGAACGAGGGGAACGGAGACGGGGTGGCGGGGACCATGCTGACGCCGGCGGACGCGGATAGCATCGTCTCGGTCGGAGCGATCACGTTCGGAGAAAAGCTGGCTGGATTCAGTTCTACGGGCCCCACGAACGACGGGCGCACGAAGCCGGATGTCGTGACTCCCGGAGTCCAGGTCTTCTGCGCCCGCGTACCCGATTCATACTGGCTGCAACAGGGTACTTCGCTCGCCACGCCGCTCGCGGCGGCTTCGGCGGCGCTTGTTCTTTCCGCGAGGCCTGAATTGACTCCCATTCAGGTTCGGGACGCGCTCCGCTCCACAGCCCGGCCGGTCGTCGACAGCATCAGGTTCCCTTCGAGTCCGAACAACTTCACCGGATGGGGCCTCGTCAACGCGTTCGACGCCGCGCTCAGCTTCGGACCTGTCTTCGGCAATACCCCAGGGATCGCCGTGACCCATTCGGAAAGTGTCGTGTCGAGTATTGTGGTATCGGCGAAAGGGATCGTTCCCGCGAGCGTGACTCTCCATTATTCCGGCGCGATCGACCGGGAAAACGCGTCCATCGGGATGACGCTCGATTCCGCGATGTTTTATCCGACTTCGGGCAGGTACCGCGCGATTATTCCCCGCCAACTGCATGGAACGCTCGTTCAATTTACGATCAATGCCTCCGACAGTGCGGGAAATTCTTACCAGAGTCCCGCTCCATCGACCCGGTCGGTATGGCATTTGCGGTACGGTCTCGGAGGCGTCGAAAGGGATCCGTTGCTTCCGAACCTTTTTTCTCTCGCGCAGAATTACCCGAACCCCTTTAACGGAAGAACGATCATCGAATTCGACCTACCGGTCGCGGACGTCGCGGACGTCCGGGTCTATGATCTCCTGGGCAGGCAGGTAGCGGTGCTCACTCACGGCTTTCAACAGGCCGGGTCCGGCCACACGGTCCTGTTCGACGCGGGCGATCTGGCGAGCGGGGTTTATTTCTACAGGCTGACGACCCCCCGCTTCGTCTCCACGAGAAAAATGATGCTGGTCCGGTAGACGCATGGCAAAATTCTCCTTCTCTCTCGGTGGAAATGTCCTTGTCGCGCTCCTCCTTGTAGCCGCGCTTCTCGGGGCGGCGTTTCTATTCTACAGGTACACGCTTCCCCCGCTCGCCCCTCTGCGAAGAACGCTTCTGTCGGTCATCCGGTCCCTTGCCCTCGTTCTCATGCTCCTCATATTTTTCGAGCCGGTGTTGCGGCTCGTGCAGACCGACCACCAACCGGCGGGGCTCGCCGTTCTGATCGACAACTCACAGAGCATGACGATTCCGACAGCGCGCAACCCGGCGTCGGACATCAGGCCGCTCATTAACAACAGCGAACTCTCGCATCTCCCCTCCGGCGCGGGCATGAAGCTGCATCTCTTCGCGTCAAAACTTCAGCCGGAGCAATCCGCGCTCCCCGAATCCCTCCGCTTTGACGGCGAGACCACCGACCTTTCCGCCGCTCTCGCCGGCCTCAAGGACCGGATTGAAAAGGAGAATATTCGCGGCGTGGTGCTGATTTCGGACGGGAACTACACGAACGGAAGGAACCCGGTCTACGATGCCGAAGCGCTCGGGGTTCCTCTCTTCACGGTGGGAGTGGGAGATACCGCCGAGCAGAAAGATATCCTTGTCGCAAAGGCGGTCTCCAACGCGATCGCCTACGCGGAGACGCGCGTGCCGGTCGATATCTCGATCAAGTCGTCCGGGTATGCGGACCAGAACGTCGAGGTCACTCTCTCCGAGGGACCCTCTCTTCTCGATCGCACCGTTTTGAAAGTAAAGGAGGGCACGCATGAGTATCCGCTGCGGATGTTCGTCGAGCCGAAGGAGGAGGGGACAAAGAAGTACACCGTCAGCGTCTCCAGGCTGCCGGGCGAACTGACCGAGAAGAATAATGCGCGGTCGTTTTTCGTGAAAGTCCTCCGGAGCAAGCTGAGGATTTTGCTCTTCGCGGGTGCCCCGGCCCCCGACGTCGCCGCCGTCCGTCAGGCCTTCACGGAGGACGGACATTTCACGGTGGCGTCGTATGTACAGAAGAGCAGGGATGTATTCTACGAGGGCCCGTTCCGCCGCCAGCTCCTCGATAGCGCCGACTGCCTGGTTCTCGTCGGATTCCCGTCGCAGGGATCATCCCCTGCGATTCTTCAACAGGTCGCCGAGGCCGTCGACAGGGAAAAGAAACCGGTTTTCTTTATAAACAGCAGGAAGACCGATTATGCAAAACTGCAGCAACTGGAGCCCGCGCTCCCCTTCAGCTGGTCGGGGGTAAGCCAGAATGAAGGCCTGATCGGGGCCGCAGTCCCGGCGCTGCACAGGAACCATCCTCTGGCCACCCTGCAGGGAACGATGACCGATGAAACCTGGCAACGGCTCCCGCCGATCTTCAAAACCCAGACGATCTTCCGCGCCAAGCCGGGATCGGACATCCTTGCTTCGGGAACGTTTCAAAATACGGTGATCGGTGAGCCGTTGATTCTTTCGCGAAACCTCAACGGCGAAAAATCTTATGCGATCACGGGGGAGGGCGTCTGGAGATGGAGGTTGCTCGTTCAGGACGACACGCGGCTCGTGAATTTCTTTCCGGTTCTGATGGGGAACGTTGTCCGGTGGCTCACGACGAGGGAAGACCAGAAGAGGGTGCGGATTGCGCCTCTGAAAGAGGTGTTCACGACCGCGGAGCAGGTGGAGATGGAGGGCCAGATCTATGACGAACAGCTCCGTCCGGAAGACGACGCCGAGGTGACCGTCGATCTCGAGCACGGCAAGGAGAAAACGAAGATTTCCCTGAACGCGGTGGGAAACGGACGGTACGAGGGATCGCTGGACGGACTCCCGGGGGGCGACTACACGTTTACAGGAAAGGCGACCGCAGGAGGCACCGCGGTCGGTGAAGACCGCGGGAAATTCACCGTGGGCCAGGTGAACCTCGAATTTTTGCAAACGAGGATGAACAAGCAGCTCCTCGAACAGATGGCCTTTCAGACGGGCGGCAGGTATGTCGACATCGATTCGGCCGCCGGACTTTTCCGCGACATCGCGTCGGCAGTCAAGTTCGAACCGAAGGAGCTGGTGAACGCGAGCGAGATCGAGCTCTGGAACTGGAAATACCTCGCGGGGCTGATCATTCTGCTCCTCGCGGTGGAATGGTTCCTCCGGAAGAGGAGCGGGATGCTGTGATCAAAGAGATGTTCCGGCCCTTGCGGGGGAACATCTCTTTGAAACTGGCAGAGCTCGCCGGAGTTGCCGATGCTCTATTTGACGACGATCATTCTCTTTGTCAGGGTGAACGTCCCCGCCGTCAATCGATAATAGTAGATGCCGCTCGAAACCCCGCTGGCGTCCCAGCTGACCGACTTGTACCCCGGATCCTGAACCCCGTCCACCAGGGTCGCAACATCCTGCCCGAGCAGATCGTACACCCGTAACACCACATGGCTCTGGTACGGCAATTGATACCTGACAATTGTCGATGGGTTAAACGGATTGGGATAATTCTGGCCGAGCGCAAATTCCGCGGGACGTTGTCCCGGTTCCGCAACCCCGGATTGCTCCGGCGGAGAAGGGGGAGCGTCTCTCCCTTCGACAATCCTGATCCGTCCTGCTTGTGGCACGGCGCCCGCCGAGCTCAGATATAACTTTCCCGCATTGTTTGTCTTCACCCAGTAGGCCTTTCCGGGATCGATTGTCGTGGCAATCGTGTATGCGCTGTTATAACCGAAGAATGGCGATGTGACCAGACTACCGGGCGCGCTCGTGATGCTGGAAACGTTGACGGGGACGCTTATCGATCCGACGATGTTCCATCCCGGCACTACATCAATCGAGTCCGTCGTCCGGGGATAACCGGTGATCGAGTCGATTTGATCCCCGTTGAACTTCACCCAGTATCCTTTCCCATTTTCAAGAACGGGTTGCGTGACGTAACCCCCCTGGTAGGCGAACGCGTTTGATATTGCAGAGGGAAAGAGAATCGACTTATGGTAATCATCCGGGGTCACCTGCACCGAGAGCATGTTCCATCCGTTCGCCACCGTATCCTGGAACGTCGTTTGTGCTCTCACGAACACCCATGCCGCACCGGCGTTTTCATTGTCGGTCGGTCCACCCGCGATGACGGTGTTGCCATCGGCGGAAAGGGACGCTGAGAAGCCCTGGTAAGCACCGCTGGTCCCCGTGCCGACGAGCTTGCTACCAAGTTGAGTCCACACACTCCCTGAGCGTGTGAAGGCCCACGCCGCTCCGGCGTTTCCATTGTCGAGCGGTCCACCGACGATTGCCGTATTGCCATCGGCGGTAAGGGAGACTGAGGTTCCTCTTTTAGCAGGGTCCACCGCCCCTGTGCCGGCGAGAAGGGTCTGCTGCGTCCAGACACCGGCTGAGCGCGTGAAGACCCACGCGGCACCGCTATTACTATGGTAACTATACCCCCCCTCAATCGCTGTATTGCCATCTGCGGAGAGAGCGACTGAGGAGCCTCTGTTGCCAGGTCCCAATACCGGCCCTGAGCCGACAAGTTTTGGTCCCTGCTGGTTCCACAAACCTCCCGAGCGTGTATAGATCCAGGCCGCACCTGCATTACCATTGTCGCCGTCTCCCCCTACGATTGCCGTATTGCCATCGGCGGAAAGGGCAACTGCGTAGCCCTCACGGCCAGTACCTGCGGCGGCGTCCAGGCCGACGAGCTTCGACCCCTGCTGCGTCCACACACCTCCGGAGCGTGTGAAGACCCAGGCAGCACCCTTTTGGGTGTTGTCGATCGGTCC includes:
- a CDS encoding S8/S53 family peptidase, with protein sequence MANARPVLRSARATLLLVSLLCLTLSASSPAQKKYWVYFIDKGPSVASPSSSESRLTPRALHRREKTLPPGMLVDFQDLPLSSPYLQAIRDAGGVLANESRWMNAASFYLAPDLVDPVSRLPFVKRIAPVAAFGGHKEEQTGGKYAAPALPVSTSIDYGSSLAQVEAIHATLLHDLGITGSGVLVGMLDSGFRWRVHEALRTRHVIAEYDFIFKDSTTSNESPDTPDQDVHGTLTMSVLGGYMPGKLIGPAFNADFILAKTEDIRSETPVEEDNWAAGLEWMESRGVDVVSSSLGYDIFDGGSGYTWAHGDFNGRTSVTALAAARAARLGVVVCDAMGNEGNGDGVAGTMLTPADADSIVSVGAITFGEKLAGFSSTGPTNDGRTKPDVVTPGVQVFCARVPDSYWLQQGTSLATPLAAASAALVLSARPELTPIQVRDALRSTARPVVDSIRFPSSPNNFTGWGLVNAFDAALSFGPVFGNTPGIAVTHSESVVSSIVVSAKGIVPASVTLHYSGAIDRENASIGMTLDSAMFYPTSGRYRAIIPRQLHGTLVQFTINASDSAGNSYQSPAPSTRSVWHLRYGLGGVERDPLLPNLFSLAQNYPNPFNGRTIIEFDLPVADVADVRVYDLLGRQVAVLTHGFQQAGSGHTVLFDAGDLASGVYFYRLTTPRFVSTRKMMLVR
- a CDS encoding UbiA-like polyprenyltransferase, translating into MKQTIFQTNRFLSFVKIEHTLFTLPLIYSGLALGIHGFPSLRILLLVLTSAIGARTAAFALNRIIDRRIDGRNPRTVVRELPSGRMKLGEAIIVLALGIAVYLTSAALISTFCLALSPIPLLIFAIYPYMKRFTAFSHFGVGLGMAMAPLGGWFAASPSFENLPPAILLCLFTVFWGAGFDIIYATLDEEFDRRENLYSFVSRFGKRKALLWSSVLHVVAFTCLALLFFTTIRTWYAVPFLLLTGILLWIEQRKSSNVELAFFKINAGLGFLVFAMIVTGAVAR
- a CDS encoding peptidylprolyl isomerase — its product is MKLRSGTLAAFLLSLGMFHGCAPKYDDQIVLEVGQHKVTMRDYETFYLRNSTTLDVARKSTPADREHFLDLLTNYKLKLQDAYDRHLIDDPEITKELHEYRATLASTFLIEKEISGPGIRRLYERRQKQVHVQHILLPMKPDASPQDTLKLYTKATDIIRRAKAGENFDSLAIKFSEGPGASTNRGDIYFISGGKVPAPLEDAIYSIPPGQIGPNPVRSPFGYHVVRVIETEPTRSIKVRHIMARFQNQTPDSAEVAGALTRIKGIQDSLKKGLDFAGLATKLSEDGGSSGQGGDLGWFERARWVLPFDQAAFKLKVGEVSGIVRTPFGFHILRCDSSKSLGSYASMESELKKTYQQTRYNDDYTAFVDSLKRQFGYSFHEEALKDLLSHVDSTKTTEDSAWDEKLTPEIRKSALMTIAGRPVTLDTVITILRNKPEFRSASLREGELKPHIDRIADAFLFEEKSAGLESRYPDFAALMKEYTDGIILYKLEQMEVWNKTTVTDSSLRKYYAENKDKFMFPPRLRIGEIYLEADTSALMIYDSLKHGADFTALATQWNEDADLKAKAGEKGFLIPDTGEVAAQASALAIGEISEPFELENGGYAIVKLLGKEPARQKSYEEAGAEVSNSYQEHQSKLLEQQWVDRVRQKFPVKQNKELLKNAFTSPQASGPP
- a CDS encoding MoxR family ATPase — translated: MSDVEAVAALRESFAAIKAEIAKVIIGQDEVVEQLLISLLARGHCLLVGVPGLAKTLLIKTLAEVMDLKFSRIQFTPDLMPSDITGTEIIEDNRATGTKSFKFVKGPVFANILLADEINRTPPKTQAALLEAMQEHHVTAAGQKYVLEEPFFVLATQNPIEQEGTYPLPEAQLDRFMFNLWLEYPSEKEEIEIVKSTTSMYSPKLTHMLGKEEILFYQELVRRVPVADNVVAYAVNTVTRTRPKAAASPQFIKDWLSWGAGPRASQYLILGAKTRAILAGRHTPDVEDVRKVVGPVLRHRIVPNFNAEADGVAAIQIVEKLLEND
- a CDS encoding peptidylprolyl isomerase, which translates into the protein MRSLHPGFFLLPILLFGCRQQPSGRVIARVGSAELTLDEAKAHIDTTRAALDYALNDYASYWVNTELLYQEAKRQGVENSPEFIRQLEEVRRQLANQTYLEHFVYSDTAGLTPEAMQQYFKEHAREFQIRENTLQLNLLALNSRDLANSFSASVTKGSAWPAAVEHLLHDSSAASSVLASTHAQYYTMQTLFPPELWKVASALSVNEVSFPVKTAGGYFVLQCLARYDQGSPAAFELARPEVRQRLLMESRRRRYDELLGTLRSKADVELMLGTHRTTDSTHAHE
- a CDS encoding peptidylprolyl isomerase, with the protein product MLTNNARAALFLVLLFLCGLQVLIAQPEVIDRIVAVVGKEPILMSDLNAQSEFYSFNNHVDLSTPGLKQQVLEALINEKLMLASALEDTTITVTEDEVTAQLDQLVAQRIQQAGSEKKVEELYGMPITKMKREFRDETRKRLLVQYLQQAKFGNIKPSRREVEEFFAQFKDSLPPVPEGADLYHIFKLPMVGESGKRVVRAKASLVLDSIRAGGDFADFARRYSQDPATASSGGDLGSWRRGQFVKEFEEVVFGLKENQISDIVETSRGFHIIQLLERRGESVHARHILFKIGIDSAAADSTIAFLKALKDSIAHGADFSDLAKRHSDDKESGPLGGALGNLPVSQFDKSLQDLVRTMKAGEVSDPVPVTTGSTSGFQIIYLKKHTQEHSMNLQDDWTQVENLAGSYKQNLAYQKWIKQLRQQYFWEVRM
- a CDS encoding vWA domain-containing protein; the protein is MAKFSFSLGGNVLVALLLVAALLGAAFLFYRYTLPPLAPLRRTLLSVIRSLALVLMLLIFFEPVLRLVQTDHQPAGLAVLIDNSQSMTIPTARNPASDIRPLINNSELSHLPSGAGMKLHLFASKLQPEQSALPESLRFDGETTDLSAALAGLKDRIEKENIRGVVLISDGNYTNGRNPVYDAEALGVPLFTVGVGDTAEQKDILVAKAVSNAIAYAETRVPVDISIKSSGYADQNVEVTLSEGPSLLDRTVLKVKEGTHEYPLRMFVEPKEEGTKKYTVSVSRLPGELTEKNNARSFFVKVLRSKLRILLFAGAPAPDVAAVRQAFTEDGHFTVASYVQKSRDVFYEGPFRRQLLDSADCLVLVGFPSQGSSPAILQQVAEAVDREKKPVFFINSRKTDYAKLQQLEPALPFSWSGVSQNEGLIGAAVPALHRNHPLATLQGTMTDETWQRLPPIFKTQTIFRAKPGSDILASGTFQNTVIGEPLILSRNLNGEKSYAITGEGVWRWRLLVQDDTRLVNFFPVLMGNVVRWLTTREDQKRVRIAPLKEVFTTAEQVEMEGQIYDEQLRPEDDAEVTVDLEHGKEKTKISLNAVGNGRYEGSLDGLPGGDYTFTGKATAGGTAVGEDRGKFTVGQVNLEFLQTRMNKQLLEQMAFQTGGRYVDIDSAAGLFRDIASAVKFEPKELVNASEIELWNWKYLAGLIILLLAVEWFLRKRSGML